The following proteins come from a genomic window of Winogradskyella sp. PC-19:
- the rpsL gene encoding 30S ribosomal protein S12 translates to MPTISQLVRKGRAKITKKSKSAALDSCPQRRGVCTRVYTTTPKKPNSAMRKVARVRLTNGNEVNAYIGGEGHNLQEHSIVLVRGGRVKDLPGVRYHIVRGALDTAGVAGRTQRRSKYGAKRPKK, encoded by the coding sequence ATGCCAACAATTTCACAATTAGTACGAAAAGGAAGAGCCAAAATAACCAAGAAGAGTAAATCGGCTGCTTTAGATTCGTGTCCTCAAAGACGTGGTGTGTGTACTCGTGTTTATACAACGACACCTAAGAAACCAAACTCAGCAATGAGAAAGGTAGCTAGGGTTCGTTTAACAAACGGAAACGAAGTAAATGCATACATCGGTGGAGAAGGTCACAATTTACAAGAGCACTCGATAGTATTGGTTAGAGGTGGAAGGGTAAAAGATTTGCCAGGTGTTAGATATCACATCGTTCGTGGTGCATTAGATACAGCAGGTGTTGCTGGTCGCACACAACGTAGATCTAAGTATGGTGCAAAACGCCCTAAGAAGTAA
- a CDS encoding POTRA domain-containing protein: MNKQLFFALMIVLPCFTSLTFAQNILLNVTGESKVATKKIDSVGYTKQFPNFLSLETEVYTLKDKLIRLGFIDTKINELRKQNDTTFNASIYIGQKLNRIRVLFNPEFDIELLKFSEVNINLNYFEVDIKNLETTLDLLNKRIAEQGDPFSILKLQNIRKENKDLISANLNIETNQKRRIDKIIVKGYEKFPKSFIKRFLKLKPGQSFSLEGIKSKTEKLQNLRFAKELKSPEVLFTNDSTTLYLYTEKTKSNNFDGYLGFGTNENTNRIDFDGYIDLRLINNLNFGETLSLFYKSDEIDQQTFDVKLNAPYLFGSPIGLDVGLNIFRKDSTFSTTTQQVRLNYQINANHRISAGIKGSVSSDLLGSNTIFLNDYTSNYYQVGYNYVKPQFYDLLFPINFWFDINTNFGNRTQDGNEQKQNAFTLEAYKIFNLNDRNSFFLRLTGASLSSDNYLDNELYRFGGINSIRGFEENSLVANLYGVINTEYRYRLSNTIYVHSVFDAAYFENEITNTKNKLFGFGIGLGLLTKAGLFKLNYSSGKTENIPFKLSDSKIHVSLTATF, translated from the coding sequence ATGAATAAACAGTTGTTTTTTGCCCTGATGATTGTATTGCCATGCTTTACGTCACTAACTTTTGCTCAGAACATACTCTTAAATGTAACTGGCGAATCTAAAGTTGCCACAAAAAAAATAGATTCTGTTGGCTATACAAAACAATTCCCAAACTTTTTATCTCTTGAAACAGAAGTTTATACATTAAAGGATAAACTGATTAGACTTGGTTTCATTGACACAAAAATTAATGAATTAAGAAAACAGAATGACACCACTTTTAATGCGTCTATATATATAGGACAAAAACTAAATCGTATTCGCGTATTATTTAATCCTGAATTTGATATTGAATTACTGAAATTTTCAGAAGTAAACATTAATCTTAATTACTTTGAAGTAGACATTAAAAATTTGGAGACTACCTTAGATTTACTTAATAAAAGAATAGCCGAACAAGGTGACCCATTTTCAATTTTAAAATTGCAAAATATCAGAAAAGAAAATAAAGATTTAATTTCTGCTAACTTAAATATTGAAACCAATCAAAAAAGAAGAATAGATAAAATCATTGTCAAAGGTTATGAGAAATTTCCGAAATCATTTATCAAGCGTTTTCTAAAACTAAAACCTGGGCAATCTTTCAGTCTTGAGGGTATTAAGTCAAAAACAGAAAAGCTTCAAAACTTAAGATTTGCTAAAGAGCTAAAATCTCCAGAAGTTTTGTTTACCAACGACTCCACTACTCTTTATTTATATACTGAAAAAACTAAGAGTAATAATTTTGATGGGTATCTTGGTTTTGGTACTAATGAAAACACTAATCGTATCGATTTTGATGGTTATATAGATTTGCGCCTAATCAATAATCTAAACTTTGGTGAGACCTTAAGCTTGTTTTACAAAAGTGATGAAATCGACCAACAAACATTTGATGTAAAACTTAATGCACCATATTTATTTGGCTCTCCGATTGGTCTTGATGTTGGATTAAATATATTTAGAAAAGATTCCACATTTTCTACAACGACACAACAGGTACGATTAAATTATCAAATTAATGCTAACCATAGAATAAGTGCAGGTATCAAAGGCTCTGTTTCCAGTGATTTGTTAGGTTCCAATACTATATTTCTTAATGATTACACCTCTAATTACTATCAGGTTGGCTATAACTATGTGAAGCCGCAATTTTATGATTTATTGTTTCCCATAAATTTCTGGTTTGATATCAACACTAATTTTGGAAACAGAACTCAAGATGGTAATGAACAAAAACAAAATGCATTTACGTTAGAAGCCTATAAAATCTTCAACTTAAATGATAGAAATAGTTTTTTCCTGAGGCTTACTGGTGCATCATTAAGCTCGGATAATTATTTAGATAATGAATTATATCGTTTTGGAGGAATAAACTCCATTAGAGGGTTTGAAGAAAACAGTTTAGTTGCTAATTTATATGGAGTCATTAATACTGAATATAGGTATAGATTAAGCAATACCATATATGTACATTCTGTATTTGATGCTGCATATTTTGAAAATGAAATTACCAATACTAAAAATAAACTTTTTGGATTTGGTATTGGACTTGGATTATTGACTAAAGCAGGTTTATTTAAACTCAATTATTCTAGCGGAAAAACAGAGAATATACCTTTTAAATTATCGGATTCTAAAATTCATGTAAGTTTAACAGCTACATTTTAA
- a CDS encoding aryl-sulfate sulfotransferase, which yields MKRILLCFLLLFSIVTTNSQNTIGTTSINPNVTEGFTLFTINTGTYLINNCGELINSWTSTFPPGNAVYLLDDGSILRAGKTTSNNVPIGGQGGVIEKYDWDGNLTWQYFIDTPTQRQHHDIYPMPNGNILILAAELMPEAEAHQAGRDPANLSSTSLYNEQIIEVTPVGASGATVVWEWNVKDHLIQDFDMSLDNFGVVEDNPNLLDINYTSSGSDSANWLHFNSIQYDETLNQIVISSRNVSEIYIIDHSTTTAEAATGAGGTYGKGGDFLYRWGNPEAYKRGTPADRKLFGQHFPQFIRNSVSDNGKLIVFNNGNGRTPSFSEVLVLNPPIDNPGVYTSDPLLPYGPLTPDYTYTAPVPGDFYSSIISGAQRLSNGNTLIMEGTKGRIFEVNPSDTILWEYFIPINVIDGTPQTQGTDPSSFSNGSFRATKYSESFAGFDGKDLTPSDPIEINPDISSCLLALSDDDVVLSTTSIYPNPTQDFINIESTMSIDKVEIYNISGSKIVEKRNSQRINLTNLERGVYFLKIYSNGNTVSKKILKQ from the coding sequence ATGAAAAGAATTTTACTCTGTTTTTTACTATTATTCTCTATAGTTACTACAAATTCGCAAAACACGATTGGTACAACATCAATTAATCCAAACGTAACTGAAGGCTTCACTCTATTTACGATTAATACTGGGACATATTTAATAAATAACTGTGGAGAACTTATTAATTCTTGGACAAGTACTTTTCCTCCAGGAAATGCAGTTTATTTATTAGATGATGGTAGTATTCTTCGTGCTGGAAAAACAACTTCAAATAATGTTCCTATTGGAGGACAAGGAGGTGTAATAGAAAAATACGATTGGGATGGAAATTTGACTTGGCAATATTTCATTGATACACCTACACAGAGACAGCATCATGACATATACCCAATGCCTAATGGAAACATATTGATTTTAGCTGCAGAATTGATGCCTGAAGCAGAAGCTCATCAAGCTGGTAGAGATCCTGCAAACCTATCTAGCACAAGCCTATACAATGAACAAATTATCGAAGTTACTCCCGTAGGTGCATCAGGAGCAACTGTAGTTTGGGAGTGGAATGTTAAAGATCATTTAATTCAAGATTTTGACATGTCTTTAGATAATTTTGGAGTAGTTGAAGATAATCCAAACTTGTTAGATATTAATTACACTTCAAGCGGAAGTGATTCAGCAAATTGGTTACATTTTAACTCTATTCAATATGATGAGACTTTAAATCAAATTGTAATTAGCAGTCGAAATGTAAGTGAGATTTACATTATAGACCACTCAACTACAACGGCTGAAGCTGCGACAGGTGCTGGAGGAACTTACGGAAAGGGTGGAGATTTTTTATACCGATGGGGAAATCCTGAAGCCTATAAAAGAGGTACTCCTGCAGACAGAAAACTTTTTGGTCAGCACTTTCCTCAATTTATAAGAAATAGTGTTTCAGATAATGGTAAACTAATTGTTTTTAATAACGGAAATGGTAGAACACCATCATTCTCTGAAGTATTAGTTTTGAATCCACCAATTGATAATCCAGGTGTTTATACGAGTGACCCATTATTACCTTATGGACCATTAACACCAGATTACACATACACTGCTCCTGTTCCAGGTGATTTTTATTCGTCAATTATTAGCGGCGCACAGAGACTTTCAAATGGCAATACACTAATTATGGAGGGCACAAAAGGAAGGATTTTTGAAGTAAACCCTTCAGACACTATACTTTGGGAATATTTCATCCCTATCAATGTAATAGATGGCACACCACAAACGCAAGGCACTGACCCAAGTTCATTCTCAAATGGATCATTTAGGGCTACAAAATACAGCGAAAGCTTTGCTGGCTTTGATGGAAAAGATTTGACACCAAGCGACCCTATAGAAATTAATCCTGATATATCTTCTTGTTTGCTTGCCCTTAGTGACGATGATGTTGTATTATCTACAACTTCTATATACCCAAATCCAACTCAAGATTTTATAAATATAGAATCAACAATGTCCATAGATAAAGTTGAAATTTATAACATTTCAGGAAGCAAAATTGTTGAAAAAAGAAACTCTCAAAGAATAAATCTTACCAATTTAGAAAGAGGTGTTTATTTCCTGAAAATATATAGTAATGGTAATACTGTAAGCAAAAAAATACTAAAGCAATAA
- the rlmB gene encoding 23S rRNA (guanosine(2251)-2'-O)-methyltransferase RlmB, with protein sequence MKNETTIFGLRAIIEAINSGEQIDKIFLQKGMRGELFQELEQVIRQARVNASYVPVEKLNRLSKGNHQGAVAQISPVAFHDIEDLVINTIESGVTPLFLLLDQLSDVRNFGAIVRTAECTGVSGIIIQKKGGAPINGDAIKTSAGAVFKIPICKVDHIKDAVFHMQASGIKVIAATEKAKNFIYDVSLNEPCAIIMGSEGRGINPSVLKASDEQAKLPILGEIESLNVSVACGAFLYEAVRQRQ encoded by the coding sequence ATGAAAAACGAGACTACAATTTTTGGATTACGCGCTATCATTGAAGCTATAAATTCCGGAGAGCAAATCGATAAAATTTTCCTTCAAAAAGGAATGCGAGGTGAATTATTTCAGGAGTTAGAGCAAGTTATTCGTCAAGCTAGAGTAAATGCATCCTATGTACCCGTAGAAAAATTAAATCGTTTATCAAAAGGAAATCATCAAGGCGCAGTTGCACAGATTTCGCCAGTGGCATTTCATGATATTGAAGATTTAGTGATTAACACTATTGAATCTGGAGTAACGCCTTTATTTCTTTTACTTGACCAATTAAGTGACGTTCGTAACTTTGGTGCTATAGTTAGAACGGCTGAATGCACAGGCGTTTCAGGAATTATAATCCAGAAAAAAGGAGGTGCACCGATAAATGGAGATGCAATTAAAACTAGTGCAGGTGCTGTTTTTAAAATCCCTATTTGTAAAGTAGACCACATAAAGGATGCTGTTTTTCATATGCAAGCCTCAGGTATTAAAGTTATAGCAGCAACTGAAAAAGCTAAAAATTTTATTTACGATGTTTCTTTGAATGAGCCTTGTGCAATTATTATGGGTTCAGAAGGACGAGGCATTAATCCTTCTGTATTAAAAGCTTCAGACGAACAAGCCAAACTCCCTATACTAGGTGAAATAGAATCTTTGAATGTTTCTGTAGCTTGTGGCGCATTTTTATATGAAGCTGTTAGACAGAGACAGTAA
- a CDS encoding rhomboid family intramembrane serine protease — MSQQQFKYSNSVIVYPLLLVFSIWLVFWYQVRIDSGIRHFGIYPQKIEGLLGILTSPFLHSDLSHLYNNSIPLLMLSMALFYFYKKIAWRVLFFGVLVTGLLTWFIGKTGNHIGASGVIYMLVSFIFFKGIFAKYYRLIALSLIIVFLYGSMIWYVFPIKDGMSWEGHLGGLITGFVFALIFRSRIAKPEKYLWETETYDEEDDPFMKHFDENGNFIEFEPEVELDSEQKLQKRKIEIKYIFKNKEEE; from the coding sequence ATGAGTCAACAACAATTCAAATATTCTAACTCTGTAATAGTCTATCCATTATTATTGGTTTTTTCTATTTGGTTGGTGTTTTGGTATCAGGTACGAATAGATTCTGGTATCAGGCATTTTGGTATATATCCTCAAAAAATCGAAGGCCTTTTGGGTATTCTAACAAGCCCATTTTTGCATTCTGATTTAAGTCATTTATATAATAATTCCATTCCGTTATTAATGTTATCAATGGCGCTCTTTTATTTTTATAAAAAAATAGCTTGGCGCGTTCTGTTTTTTGGTGTTTTAGTCACGGGATTGCTAACATGGTTTATAGGAAAAACTGGGAATCATATAGGTGCAAGTGGTGTTATTTATATGCTTGTTAGTTTTATCTTTTTCAAAGGTATTTTTGCTAAGTATTATAGGTTAATTGCACTATCGCTTATTATAGTTTTTTTGTATGGTAGTATGATTTGGTATGTATTTCCAATAAAAGATGGTATGTCTTGGGAAGGACACTTGGGTGGATTAATTACAGGTTTTGTTTTTGCTCTAATATTTAGAAGCAGAATTGCTAAGCCAGAAAAATACCTTTGGGAAACTGAAACTTATGATGAAGAAGATGACCCATTTATGAAGCATTTTGATGAAAACGGAAACTTTATCGAATTTGAGCCTGAAGTTGAATTAGATTCTGAACAAAAACTTCAAAAACGTAAAATTGAAATAAAATATATATTCAAAAATAAAGAAGAAGAGTAA
- a CDS encoding replication-associated recombination protein A, translating to MNIPLAERLRPKTLNDYISQTHLVGKDGALFQQIKSGVIPSLILWGPPGIGKTTLANIIANESERPFFKLSAINSGVKDIREVIDKAKKSGGLFTAKNPILFIDEIHRFSKSQQDSLLEAVEKGWVTLIGATTENPSFEVIAALLSRCQVYILNSFSKDNLEALLNRAMTEDELLSKKKIKLKETEALLRLSGGDARKLLNIFELIVTSYSENKITITNEAVLKQVQTNTARYDKTGEQHYDIISAFIKSIRGSDPNAAVYYLARMIEGGEDVKFIARRLLILSSEDIGNANPTALVIANNTFQAVSVIGNPESRIILSQCVTYLASSPKSNAAYEAIGKAQQLVKETGDLSVPLALRNAPTKLMKEIGYGDAYKYSHKYENNFAKQEFLPKEIRNTQLYSPGNNARENAQRQYLKQLWKEKYGY from the coding sequence ATGAATATCCCACTAGCAGAACGGCTTCGTCCTAAAACTCTTAACGATTACATTAGCCAGACACATTTGGTTGGAAAAGATGGTGCGCTTTTTCAACAGATAAAAAGTGGTGTTATTCCTTCTTTAATTTTATGGGGTCCACCGGGTATTGGCAAAACTACTTTAGCAAATATTATAGCTAATGAATCCGAACGTCCATTTTTTAAGTTAAGTGCAATAAATTCTGGTGTTAAAGATATAAGAGAAGTTATTGATAAGGCCAAGAAAAGTGGTGGCTTGTTTACTGCTAAAAATCCAATTTTATTTATTGATGAAATTCACCGATTTAGTAAATCGCAACAAGATTCTTTATTAGAAGCTGTCGAAAAAGGTTGGGTAACGCTGATTGGTGCTACAACAGAGAATCCCAGTTTTGAGGTGATTGCCGCACTACTCTCTCGTTGTCAAGTTTATATTTTAAACTCCTTTAGTAAAGACAATTTAGAAGCATTATTGAATCGCGCCATGACGGAAGACGAATTGCTATCTAAAAAGAAAATAAAACTCAAAGAAACTGAGGCTTTATTAAGATTATCAGGTGGTGATGCTCGGAAATTGCTCAATATTTTTGAACTTATCGTTACGTCTTACAGTGAGAATAAAATTACGATTACAAACGAGGCTGTTTTAAAGCAAGTCCAAACCAATACAGCTAGATACGACAAAACTGGTGAACAGCACTATGATATCATCTCAGCATTTATAAAATCCATTAGAGGCAGTGACCCAAATGCTGCTGTATATTATTTAGCGCGTATGATTGAAGGTGGCGAAGATGTAAAGTTTATTGCAAGAAGACTTCTTATTTTATCAAGTGAAGATATTGGTAATGCAAATCCAACAGCCTTAGTAATTGCGAACAATACATTCCAAGCAGTATCGGTAATTGGAAACCCAGAATCACGCATAATACTTAGTCAATGCGTGACTTATTTAGCAAGTTCTCCAAAAAGCAATGCTGCTTATGAAGCTATTGGTAAAGCGCAACAATTGGTCAAAGAAACAGGAGATTTATCTGTACCACTAGCTTTGAGAAATGCGCCAACAAAATTGATGAAAGAGATTGGTTACGGAGATGCTTACAAATACTCTCATAAATATGAAAACAACTTTGCAAAACAAGAATTTTTACCTAAAGAAATTAGAAATACACAACTATACTCACCAGGGAATAATGCCAGAGAAAATGCCCAAAGGCAATATTTAAAACAACTTTGGAAAGAAAAATACGGATACTAA
- a CDS encoding cell envelope integrity protein TolA: protein MFQRLIFSVLVLLIGLSAFSQNDLNDYKYVVVPLQFDFVKGKDKYRVNSLTRYLFNSNGFKAVFDEEELPKDLFNNRCLAMYADVVKASGVFSTKLQIELKDCYGNQIFMSSIGKTKEKDLKKAYPIAIRKAFESVKFLDYKYNPNSEGALKNKQQSTVASKVENVDTDAEAEKATAEVERLKKEVEELKKHKALEKAKQEAEAKAQLELKRKTEEEKNKLENEQRKRLELEKSKSITDSDLLYAQPTDKGFQLVDITPKVVMVILKTAAPNVFTVKGKNAIVFKEGDTWFYSENDTKKPLNIKF from the coding sequence ATGTTTCAGAGATTAATTTTTAGTGTTTTAGTTTTATTAATTGGATTAAGCGCATTTTCGCAGAATGATTTAAATGATTATAAGTATGTGGTCGTGCCTCTACAATTTGATTTTGTAAAAGGGAAAGATAAGTATAGGGTTAATTCTCTAACAAGATATTTATTTAACTCTAACGGATTTAAAGCTGTTTTTGATGAAGAAGAATTGCCAAAGGACTTATTCAATAATCGTTGTCTAGCCATGTATGCAGATGTTGTAAAAGCATCTGGTGTTTTTTCTACCAAACTACAAATAGAGCTTAAAGATTGCTATGGAAACCAAATATTTATGTCAAGTATTGGTAAGACTAAGGAAAAAGATTTAAAAAAAGCCTATCCTATAGCCATAAGGAAAGCATTTGAAAGTGTAAAGTTTTTGGATTATAAGTATAATCCAAATTCTGAAGGTGCCTTAAAAAACAAGCAGCAATCTACAGTTGCATCAAAAGTTGAAAATGTTGATACAGATGCTGAAGCCGAAAAAGCAACAGCAGAAGTTGAGCGTTTAAAAAAAGAAGTTGAAGAATTAAAAAAACATAAAGCGCTCGAAAAAGCTAAGCAAGAAGCAGAAGCCAAAGCACAATTAGAGCTTAAAAGAAAAACTGAAGAAGAAAAAAATAAATTAGAGAATGAGCAACGTAAAAGATTAGAATTAGAGAAATCTAAATCTATAACAGACTCAGATTTACTTTATGCACAACCAACAGACAAAGGATTTCAGCTTGTAGATATTACTCCAAAAGTTGTTATGGTAATTTTAAAAACTGCAGCACCAAACGTATTTACTGTAAAAGGTAAAAATGCTATTGTTTTTAAAGAAGGTGATACTTGGTTTTATTCTGAAAACGATACTAAAAAGCCACTAAATATTAAGTTTTAG
- a CDS encoding YjjG family noncanonical pyrimidine nucleotidase, giving the protein MHKKIQHIFFDLDHTLWDFDKNSGLTFGKIFKIHDVDVALEDFLNVYEPINFKYWKLYREEQVTKQELRYGRLKEAFNEINMSVSDQLIDNLSEDYITYLSTFNHVFDGAHDVLDYLNGKYELHIITNGFEEAQEKKMKASNLKEYFNTVTNSEMVGVKKPNPKIFNFAMDLANAKPEQSVMIGDSLEADIRGAIGVGMEALYFDYKNSDYNENYHRITQLSTLKDLF; this is encoded by the coding sequence ATGCATAAAAAAATACAGCACATTTTTTTTGATCTAGACCATACTTTATGGGATTTTGATAAAAATTCAGGATTGACTTTCGGTAAAATTTTTAAGATACATGATGTAGATGTGGCTTTAGAAGATTTTTTAAATGTTTATGAGCCTATAAATTTCAAATACTGGAAGCTATATCGGGAAGAACAAGTGACTAAGCAAGAACTAAGGTATGGTCGTCTCAAAGAGGCTTTTAATGAAATTAACATGAGTGTATCAGATCAATTAATTGATAATCTTTCGGAAGATTATATTACGTATCTATCAACTTTTAATCATGTCTTTGATGGGGCTCACGATGTCTTAGATTATTTAAATGGAAAGTACGAATTACATATAATAACTAACGGTTTCGAAGAAGCGCAAGAAAAAAAGATGAAGGCTTCTAATCTTAAAGAATATTTTAATACGGTAACCAACTCTGAAATGGTAGGCGTAAAAAAACCAAATCCTAAGATTTTCAATTTTGCCATGGATTTAGCTAATGCTAAGCCAGAGCAAAGTGTAATGATTGGCGATAGTCTTGAAGCTGATATTAGAGGAGCCATTGGTGTAGGTATGGAAGCATTATATTTTGATTATAAAAATTCTGATTATAATGAAAACTACCATCGAATTACACAACTGAGTACACTTAAAGATTTATTCTAG
- a CDS encoding polysaccharide deacetylase family protein, translated as MLLVYTHKITPRLTYTFKHLCKRILGLEVSFTSKIEDFIAHDSIKMSYAKQPLSKEIFVQSHSLLFEQGLSDIDITVNDWEDTKGFFAAGDRSDLPYDIFAASFYLLSRYEEYLPHVKDDFGRFLASESLAYTENFLQEPIVDIWAYKLKVVLQERFPEYDFPERQYKIEPVIDVPCAYKYSYKGLLRTIGGIFGDIFRLKFRQFYERISVLLGLKRDPFDTFGWLINRQKSTSFKFTVFFLIGAYSTFDKNISINKKQFVALIKSVGDYCNIGLKASYFSLDNLDILKKEKQKMEVVTNVNLMAIRNSHSKLNLPSTYRNAVELEIPQEHTMGYINVLGFRAGTCTPFQFYDLDYEVQTPLQIHSYHCMDFALLKQESQLDKQQTLERFINAIKKVDGTFSPVFHNYSLSNDETWSGFKTLFNQILNSIDA; from the coding sequence ATGCTTCTAGTCTACACACATAAAATCACACCTAGATTAACCTATACATTTAAGCATTTGTGTAAAAGAATATTAGGTTTAGAGGTGTCTTTTACTTCAAAAATTGAAGATTTTATAGCCCACGATTCTATTAAAATGTCTTATGCAAAACAGCCCTTAAGCAAAGAGATTTTTGTGCAAAGTCACAGTTTGCTTTTTGAGCAAGGTCTTTCGGATATTGACATTACTGTCAACGACTGGGAAGACACCAAAGGATTTTTTGCAGCAGGAGACAGGAGCGATTTACCTTACGATATTTTTGCTGCATCTTTTTATTTACTAAGTCGTTACGAAGAATATTTACCTCATGTAAAAGACGATTTTGGTCGTTTTTTGGCTTCAGAAAGTTTGGCATATACTGAGAATTTTCTGCAAGAACCTATTGTAGATATTTGGGCTTATAAGCTAAAAGTAGTTTTGCAAGAGCGTTTTCCTGAATATGATTTTCCAGAGCGTCAATATAAAATTGAACCGGTTATAGATGTACCATGTGCCTACAAGTACAGTTATAAAGGTTTATTACGAACTATTGGTGGTATTTTTGGAGATATATTCAGGCTAAAATTCCGTCAATTCTATGAACGGATTTCAGTATTATTAGGTCTAAAGAGAGACCCTTTTGATACTTTTGGTTGGCTTATTAATAGACAAAAGAGTACGTCTTTTAAGTTTACTGTTTTCTTTTTAATTGGTGCATATTCGACATTCGATAAAAATATTAGTATTAATAAAAAGCAATTTGTTGCACTAATAAAATCTGTTGGTGATTATTGTAATATTGGGCTAAAAGCTTCTTATTTTTCTTTAGATAATTTAGATATTTTAAAAAAAGAAAAACAGAAAATGGAGGTCGTAACGAATGTCAATCTTATGGCAATTCGCAATTCACATTCTAAACTTAATTTGCCATCGACTTACAGAAACGCTGTTGAGTTAGAAATCCCTCAAGAGCATACAATGGGTTATATTAATGTTTTAGGTTTTAGAGCAGGAACTTGTACGCCTTTTCAATTTTATGACTTAGACTATGAGGTTCAAACACCTTTACAGATTCATTCTTATCACTGTATGGATTTTGCTTTGTTAAAACAGGAATCCCAACTAGATAAACAGCAAACTTTAGAGCGTTTTATTAATGCTATAAAAAAAGTAGATGGAACTTTTAGTCCAGTTTTTCATAATTATTCATTGAGTAATGATGAAACTTGGAGCGGTTTTAAAACACTTTTTAATCAAATTTTAAATTCGATAGATGCATAA
- the radC gene encoding RadC family protein, with protein sequence MSENLNSFSIKNWSQDDQPREKLRDKGKSALSDAELVAILIGSGNREESAVDLCKRILASVDNNLNALGKVSLKQLMDFKGIGEAKAITIAASLELGRRRKLEGAVKLEQITSSRDVYDIMQPVLGELSHEEFWILYLNNSNKILQKQQLSKGGITGTLVDVRLVLKQALEVGATALILCHNHPSGTLKASQADIDITKKLKVAALSLDIKVLDHIIVTEKAYFSFADENIL encoded by the coding sequence ATGTCAGAAAATTTAAATTCATTTTCTATTAAGAACTGGTCACAAGACGACCAACCTAGAGAAAAACTTCGCGATAAAGGTAAATCAGCTTTAAGTGACGCTGAACTTGTAGCCATTCTGATTGGTTCAGGAAATAGAGAGGAAAGTGCTGTAGATTTATGTAAGCGTATTTTAGCAAGTGTTGATAATAATCTCAATGCCTTGGGTAAAGTATCATTAAAGCAATTAATGGATTTCAAAGGTATTGGAGAAGCAAAAGCCATAACTATTGCTGCATCATTAGAGTTAGGGAGACGCCGAAAATTAGAAGGTGCTGTAAAACTAGAACAAATAACTAGCAGTCGTGATGTTTATGATATTATGCAACCCGTTTTGGGAGAATTGTCTCATGAAGAATTCTGGATTCTGTATTTAAATAATTCAAATAAAATTTTGCAAAAACAGCAATTAAGTAAGGGTGGAATTACTGGTACTTTGGTAGATGTTCGCTTGGTCTTAAAGCAAGCATTAGAGGTCGGAGCTACTGCTTTAATATTATGTCATAATCATCCTTCAGGGACGTTAAAAGCTAGTCAAGCCGATATAGATATTACAAAAAAACTAAAAGTAGCAGCTTTAAGTTTAGATATAAAAGTCTTAGATCATATAATTGTAACCGAAAAAGCATATTTTAGTTTTGCTGATGAAAATATACTCTAA
- a CDS encoding DUF1569 domain-containing protein, which produces MKSFFEDNVYEEITTRLNNIDPKSQPKWGKMNAGQMLNHCQMPLNIILENEDYGVKPNWLINLLFKKSMYSDKLWKKNMPTAPGFKITEEKDFEEEKTKILRLLSDLNMQQKRNDWQPHPAFGKLTKDQWGKMQYKHLDHHLRQFGV; this is translated from the coding sequence ATGAAATCCTTTTTTGAAGACAATGTTTATGAAGAGATTACAACTCGACTAAACAACATCGACCCGAAATCTCAACCAAAATGGGGTAAGATGAATGCTGGACAAATGCTAAATCATTGTCAGATGCCGCTTAATATAATTTTAGAGAATGAAGATTATGGTGTAAAACCTAACTGGCTTATTAATTTACTATTTAAAAAATCGATGTATAGTGATAAACTTTGGAAGAAAAATATGCCGACAGCACCTGGCTTTAAAATAACCGAAGAGAAAGATTTTGAAGAAGAAAAAACAAAAATCCTAAGGCTTTTATCTGATTTAAACATGCAGCAAAAGCGAAATGATTGGCAACCTCATCCTGCATTTGGAAAACTTACTAAAGACCAATGGGGAAAGATGCAATATAAACACCTTGACCATCACTTAAGACAATTCGGAGTTTAA